The proteins below are encoded in one region of Silene latifolia isolate original U9 population chromosome 2, ASM4854445v1, whole genome shotgun sequence:
- the LOC141640759 gene encoding uncharacterized protein LOC141640759, whose translation MNKTSIDGATEFSRWKIENELLDIPFKGPRFTWCNNSRIGKKRVYERIDKALGSKDWFFTFPNTGVFHHPIQISDHALIEIDLCLTDARECRVIILNSWKYFFVGSPVICVVRKIAKVRDDIKRWVLDKRKEWRRKWEDFDEKLIDTMVIAITDGNELPNIIANEELKEFAKAVALFWRQRAKLKWCMDGDTCNKFFFNLVKGWAGTIFIFGVKEENGQWMFGGRSFNWVPRALKSPGPDGILAALFQKYWYVVKEDITEAVMSALNSGFILNELNRTFITLVPKCQNPENVTDYQPISLCNVMMKIITKCIANKLARVMEYIVGDFQNVFVPGRLIIDNILLAHEAIHSINSHRSGVHGRFAFKADMSKAYDSVSRAFLLATLRGFGFPEKLVLLIMSCVTTVSYEVLVNGTPHPNFKSRCGLRQGDPISPFLFIICMEVLSYNVANAQVSGSLAGIQLCRETPPLTHLFFADDSIFFLQDKNNACS comes from the exons ATGAACAAAACTAGTATTGATGGTGCGACTGAATTTAGTAGATGGAAGATTGAGAATGAACTTCTTGACATCCCTTTTAAGGGACCACGTTTTACATGGTGCAATAACAGCCGTATAGGGAAGAAGCGTGTGTATGAGAGAATTGATAAAGCTTTAGGGTCAAAGGACTggttctttacatttccaaataCGGGTGTGTTTCATCATCCTATTCAAATTTCTGATCATGCTCTCATTGAGATTGACTTGTGTCTTACCGATGCTAGAG AATGTAGGGTTATTATTCTAAATAGTTGGAAGTATTTTTTTGTTGGTTCGCCTGTTATTTGTGTTGTGCGGAAAATTGCTAAAGTAAGGGATGATATCAAGAGATGGGTCTTGGATAAGAGAAAGGAATGGAGACGTAAGTGGGAAGATTTTGATGAGAAGCTTATTGATACTATGGTTATAGCTATTACTGACGGGAATGAATTACCTAATATTATTGCTAATGAAGAGCTAAAAGAATTTGCAAAAGCTGTCGCTTTGTTTTGGCGACAAAGGGCGAAGCTTAAGTGGTGTATGGATGGTGATACATGTAACAAATTTTTCTTCAATTTGGTTAAGGGTTGGGCTGGGACAATTTTCATTTTTGGCGTCAAAGAAGAAAATGGGCAATGG ATGTTCGGAGGGCGGTCTTTCAATTGGGTGCCCCGTGCCCTAAAGTCTCCTGGGCCTGATGGAATTCTTGCTGCTCTTTTCCAGAAATATTGGTATGTGGTTAAAGAGGATATTACTGAAGCGGTCATGTCAGCTCTTAATTCAGGGTTTATCCTAAATGAGTTAAACAGAACGTTCATTACCCTGGTACCTAAGTGTCAAAACCCGGAGAATGTGACAGATTATCAGCCAATTAGTCTTTGTAATGTGATGATGAAAATCATCACTAAGTGTATAGCTAACAAACTAGCACGGGTTATGGAATATATTGTTGGGGATTTTCAGAATGTTTTTGTCCCAGGACGGCTTATTATCGATAATATTCTTCTTGCGCATGAGGCTATTCATTCTATTAACTCTCATAGGAGCGGTGTACATGGTAGATTTGCTTTTAAGGCTGATATGAGTAAGGCCTATGATAGCGTTAGCCGAGCTTTCCTTTTGGCCACTCTTAGAGGTTTTGGGTTTCCTGAGAAGTTGGTGCTTCTTATTATGAGTTGTGTTACCACTGTTTCTTATGAGGTTTTGGTTAATGGAACTCCACACCCGAATTTTAAGTCTAGATGTGGACTTCGTCAGGGAGATCCCATTTCACCCTTCTTGTTCATCATTTGTATGGAGGTGTTGTCTTATAATGTTGCGAATGCTCAGGTGTCTGGCTCTTTGGCGGGTATTCAATTGTGTAGGGAGACACCTCCGTTAACTCATCTGTTTTTTGCTGATGACTCTATCTTTTTCCTTCAGGATAAGAATAATGCATGCTCATGA